gcaACAAGTAttagtggttataaatcactagaaatttcaaagatcaaattaatgaccataggtaAGGGTAGAATTAATGCTagaagaatctattagtgagagaaatcttttagGATTCAACAAAAGTTAAAGGCACAATATAAATGATGATATGTATGAATCATagatcgagtataagtaaagttaataaattataaaatattattttaggaaggacaatggtacggtaaagtgtTCATTCTGATggtaccttataggtagagcacaattgtgctaggagatgatgaaatttgaagagaaaaaccaaaaaacataggttaaacattataTGGACAATCAGGCATAGTTGACTGTaaaaggatatttttctttcttttcaagtttagttcgtgcttttggttctagagggttatataaggaacaaagACTGAGTTAAGGAGACCTATTTATTTAAGAgtttgataggcaccaattcatacacaatcttCTAATATGAGAATGATGgtaagtgcatacctaatgtCAAGGATGGATGGACAACTAGGGTAGTGACAGAAGTTAGATCAAGTTAGTTACTAAGGCTCGTAGCCCTTCTGAACTATGGCTGGAGGGAGTGCTATCTGTGGATGAGATTCGATGGATGAAACTTTTGCTAATGGATAAATTTTAGGCTAAAGTTTGGAAAGCTGTGGGCAGTGGATATGGCCATATCAAGGAAAGTGAACGTGTGAAATATCTTCTCTCATATTATAGTACAAAACACACTTCCAATTGCCATGATAGTTCCAATAGAACTTATAGGTTAAAGAGCCCCTAACTAATAATGACAAGCAATTTCCTACCAAAGGTAGTAGGGAATAATAATTTTCTAATGGTCAAGTTGGGAAAGGAGGAACAACAGGAACCTTCCATGTTGAATTACATGTGTTATAGAACATGAGCAATAGGTCGACACTACAGTGCTATTAAGATGAAAGATGTATTGGTAGGAACAAATCACAGCGTTAAAATTCTAGAACTAGTGAAGCTAGCAATCGTGCTAGACGAAGAAATAAATGAAGGCTCAaatttgatgatgggatggacatgtTCAAGAAAAAAGCACAAGGTGAGAAAAGACTAGAAAGAAATGGTATGAGAGGAACACTAGGAGATGTTTAGGATAAGTTATGATGAAATGGTAGGTTAAAGGAGCAGTAGAGCCTTGATCCAAGTACCAATGTATCCGAAAGCACGTTAGATAGTAAGAAGTTTTAAGCAGAAGTCAAGAAACTCTCTTTTTAGGAAATGAGTAGGCTATGATAAGTAGTGTTGACTGGGTGGAACTCTACACAACTAATTACCTAAGATAGGTAGGAATTGTTAAAAGGAACTCGTTGGTGACACAAAGTAAGTTTGAAGCTTGCAGCATCATGGAATTAGGAAGGAAAAAATGTTTTTAGTATGGGAGGATCTAATTAAAGCTTTAATGGCCAACAAAATTAGCAATGATCTTGGGTAAGGTGCATGCAAAAGTAGTTGTTTTTGAAGGGTGTttcatgagatgttataaaataGACAATATGAGTTACATCCTTACACCACAGAGATTGGTAATAAAGGGGAACAAAGGCTAGTGCTTGTGGATACCATATCAAAGTGTAGAAGAAGCATAGATGGTGTAGGTACACTTGGCATTTCGATGGAACTCTAcatgactagttacataagatagaCAGGAGTTGGTCTAagaaccttagtaatgacacaaaggaGATTGGAAAttcgaagtatcatgggagtaagaagatgcataggtattgaccattgaggtcatagaaCAAGTAGAAATTTCGAATGAGATACCTATGACAGGTGCAACAGGAAAGCatctcataggatactataggataAAGAACATAAGTTATGTCTTTGAGAAGTAGAGATTGTTGAAACAGAGGAATGGGGACTGAAGTCATTAAGAGATACGTTAGGACACAATGAAGGAGAGGTAAGCATCAAAGCTAattgaagttatgagatatcaaCTCAAACGCAGTGGAGGTATAGTGAGTACTGAAGATGTCAGAAAAAGATTGAGGAGTGGTTTGAGGTACGAGTTTCGTTATGAAATGATAATGATAGCTAGGACTTTACAGCAGgcaaaagagttatgcagatcctatTTAGAGTTTGTAGTGGGCgcttatgtattcctgaaggtctcttcgatgaagggagttatgagatttgggAAGAATGGCAAGCTCGCATCCCGATACATAGAGCCTTTTGagattactgatagagttggagcagaggCCTattggttggagttaccaccaagcTTTTCTCACGTCCACCTAGTGTTCCACATTTCCATGCTTGGGAAGTACATATCTTATAACCCGATACAATGGAGTTGAAGGAAAACCCAACCTTCAAAGAGCAGttagtagccatagtggactttcAGATAAGGTAGCTAAGGTCAAAACAAATCCCTATGTTTaaagttttgtggaggagccaatcggtagaagagtgtacctgggagtcagagcaaaATATGCACAACAAGTACCCGTACTTGTCCACTGTGTAATCTTATCATTCTTTATTCtgtcttgtgtaaaattcgaggacgaattttctgtaaggggaggagaatgtaacaccccaaattttcaaataattattttatatgtaaatataaatattttagtctaaccccTAGTATTGTGGGCTTTGAGTAGATACTTTTGTTTCGTAGCAATTCGATCATCGCCCGGATCTGCAATTTTGGGCTGAGCAGATAAGCTGTCGGAATCACTTCGGAATCGGGTCAAAGTTAaaagctaccccaccattttcatacCCTCCGGATGCATTCCAATCTTCAGAATTGATATAGGTAAACTCAAACTCtaagtttcttcaattttatagtgCCGGGTTTAGAATGAAATTCCATAAAATATGCGTGagtagctagaaaattataattcattttgtgttcgctctataatattgctaaggaccgcaggataaaattttagaatttttagatttAGCTATAATGACTTTTGCAAAATATCTGTTTTAAACCTTATAATTGAATTGTTAGAATATGTGAGATTTGCCTGAGTTGGAAGGCCCAGGAGGAGCCATGTGTTGTTGTTGAGATGATGTGTGGctttagaagtgtgatttgaactactttgcaggttgtgtaggtcctaggtataggagaaactTTATCGGATTTTTTGCACGACTTAGGATGtttaagcttgtattgagtcaatagtattaaataattgtaatgaaattatcaggtgagccgggacagccatCCTCCTtcgcccagctgccacagtgaccTCGGATcacgtctgtgagtaaaatattaattttaattataattttgatattattatatattcaagcatgtcCGTGCATCACTTtacaaatatgtatctatgtagttaaacactaggcacgttttgtaTTGCATTCATAACTGATAAAGTGTCATGGATATTGTTTGTggcaatttggagcagtgtgcgtgcgtgtggtatggtattagaTAGGAACAGGACGGGTAgatatggcttgagagacactcgctgagacccggtcctttatggatgagtcgggatagacacggcttaagagacactcgctgggacctcacatttggtttattaagctaaagtccggcttgagagacactcgctgacagaggttggattaagagagctgtatagaggatcagctcctatatatgtactgtttgaacagtgttgggtgtgtgagtgctccaaattacctttttactgttatgatgtgatttgtatgaaaattttgatgatGTTTCATTTcactccttaggatgcattagctttagataactatagaaattgtagttaaaattgatattttactctctgagtcgaacgctcactcttgttcactttattttttcaggctacaggaggagatctttttcagaataacctgcttcttttctcgcaggttatcaataattacttaattttattattattctctaaatttgtaatttagaactccgcatatgTTAGCAGTAGTATAGACCCTGTTaggaattgtgttaatttaaattcttgaggttaataaataaagatttatatgatacttaaataatttgtaaaggaTGTAaccgggttgagctgggctcccctaatttgagtttctgataattattaggttaagatgacctaaaataaaattataatattttaatttaaattatttttatatacatgttgggcctaaattatgggcctGGTTATGAGTTtaggaacagtaaggcttactatgagccttgggggctttatgccggcccaggttctagtgccggtccgacTCATAGGTTGTGTCGTGACAGTTTTACGTCTAAATGTTGTTTTTTTAAAAaagtattttattaaaatataaaaattaaataataattttacaaaaaaaaattatatagtaGGAGGAAAATGAGACATAAGGCCTATTTAGCATTACTGTTGGAGTTGTTATCCAAAAAAAAATagctttttaaatatattaattagatagtattaaaaaataatttaattaaaattaaatttgataagtattaataataaaaactctaaaataaaaaaataatttttttaaattattttttacaacatttaaaataatattttttttcttaaaatgtAGTTTTAATTTCGATACTGAACAAACACATAATATTTGGGGATTAATTCTAGACATTTTATCTAAccaattaattaacatttttgttagcaattttaattaagcatcaaatttgaattaatttatttgaaaCTATATAGGCACTAATTTGTTCAAAATTGAAGCTACAAAGACTTTTAGTTCATACACAAATGTCTCTATTAATTATATGGGGCCTATCCCTTTTAAAGAAACCTATGAGATTATGcaatttgaataaaattatatatGATGTTGCTAACAATCATTTGGTCCCATCATAAATATTTCAGATACATTTGTACAGGGTGTGTTAGAATTGTATTTATTCCTGTTTGAATTgcctaaaaaaatttaaaatttttataaaatttcaatttaattattttaattttaacaagTTAAGTCAAGTtggacaaattaattacaattttatttaattaatcaaaatttgactatcaatttttatttatttgattaaaattaaacTTATAATTATGAAATCTCCCCTCACTATAATTATCTCAATAAAAATTCCCATACGtattaaaaaaatacaagaatAAATAATAATCCAAACCAAAGATTAGAATTTTCCAGAGGGCAAAGAGATCCATTGATTCTAACCAAGAAGATAAGAGATATGAAAATTGAAAACCTTTTACAAgtgtatataattaaaaaaaaaaaaggagaggacCTGCACatcaaatctaaattaataagcagatataaaaaaaattcagtGCATATCCCCAAACTATTGTCCAAGAGAAGAGAACCCAAAAAAGATTACTTAACCAACCAAATGAGTAATGACTAAAGACTAAAGGACATGGGTCCCTCTATTTGTATTCTTTGTTTTCTGCCTCCCTCTATCTCTTTCTTGGCAGCAAGAAACAAATATTGACCTTTTCTTAAGAACCTGGCTTTAGTTGACTTTACCTGTTACAGATTTTTCCATATTGGCTTGCTGCTGGTTtctattcttttgggtaatttgGGTTGGTTTTTAACTTTCAATTCAAGATGAATTGTCTCCCCAAATAAAGATGATTTTTTGCTATTCTACTATCATGGGCTATTGTTGACTCATTTCATTTATAAGGgttttttttctttgaaaatataaaaataaaaaaaatctttataATTTAATCATGAGatatgataaaatttataatttagtctctttatttctAAAATCAAGTAATTTGCTCTATTCATTCAATTTAtcgttaattataataaaaataataaaaatgcttTTAACTCTATATATTTTCTAACTTAAACAATTTAGCTCTTAAGTTTttgaattataaataaaataatttaaattaatggaATATTTTGTTTATGAAATTTAGTTTAAGAGACTATTTTGTTTATAATACAAAAGTTTAAGGACTAAATTGTTTTAGTTATAAAATATATAGATTTAagggtatttttattatttttattatattgacgAAAGGATTAAATTATAGGTTTTGTCCATATcagagattaaattattttattttaaaaatataaagactaaattataaattttttaaacctGTGAGACTAAATTACCCTATTTTATAAGGTTTAAATGCTTGAAGGGTCAAATTGAATGTCCATAACTCTCTACCTTTGGCATATGGAGTATGAAAATATAGTGCTTTTTTTCCTTTCTATATAAAAAACTTTTAAAGAGAAGAGGGTATTAAGATTTCATTCTTTTACCCATTATATtagaagatatatatatatatatatatatatatatatatatatatatatataaattatcaatCAGCAAATTATTCatggtaaaaaaaaaatcagcaaattattattctaataattatcaaaaagttttaatttaattgtactgaaattatttttagaattaattaaaaaaattaaatttgaatataaATCAAAGATAAATAGAAAAATTAATCCAATAATTATTAAGTTGTGTTtatcaaatgtcaagttctaaaGTTGGAATGGCTGCTTTGATCAGACATGGATAATGCATGGAAAAACcttgtaataaaaattaattaaatttcatttaattttgtcAGTTATTGTGCACAAGTTAATTATCCTTCTAAGTGGATAAGAAGAATTCAGTGGTCATTATTGTTGACAATTGCTACTGTAATTTTGATTAAATGCTGGAAGTAATCAACTGGTCTCCTGCTTTGAGTGCAAATGtaatattttttcattttttcaaatttttttttaaaagaagagATTTAAATTGTTTTACACTATTTGCCTTCATAAcaaaaattttgttttcacctattttctaaataaaaaattaaaattttctattatcaaaattttataataatttttataattaaaattgaataattatttagaaaatattaattaataataataaaattagtcatattattataaaataaatgagtaacacattaaaaatttttagaagtaaaataagttttaaatatattttataaaaatttattttttgattataaaagatataaataattttttattaagaaatattttttattatttattgttgaacgtattttttagttttttataaaaaaaaataaaaaaataattttttttttgaaaaatcgaaTACTTCTCTATATAATTTCTCATTAAGCTATTGCAAACTTGGCTttcttggattttattattaggcTTTCTCATACTTAGGTAAATTTAAATCAGACTCATTTTTTTAAGTTGGTATCAGTGTCTTCTCAACTACTTTTTGACATTCTCATTTGCATTTCACGCTCGAGAGTCCTAAGTGTGAAGAGGCATATTAAGATCCCCATATTAATTTAGGATAGGAGTCATGTGCCCTTATATAATTTTGAGCACTCCTTCCTCCTTAGTTAGTTTTTGGAGATCAGTTAGATCCATTCATTTTCTTAAGAATATATTTAAGTCCTAATTTTAGAGCTCATTTAGTTAaataatttgaattaatttttaggtttttaacatataaatttgtgactttagtattataattattttataattctttTTTAAAATCAACTATCAACACTTCAAATTTgtaattttatcaataaatattaaaatttttaattattaatttttaatcaagTATCAGAATAGTTATCTAAAAATTTCTGTAATTAGTATTGAATATCACTCAATAATAAGCTTTAACTCAGTGATATTAAAATCGTGTTCAAGACTAAGACTAtagaaattaaatttcaattaaacttatttatattaaaataaaatataatgaatGCCCAATGCCAATTCATGCATCCTATACCCATAAATGGACAACAGTCCCTTTCCAAAAGCCTATTAGGTTGGGTTAGTCTTTAGTAATAGTGGACTAtttaaaaagtgaaactcatcctCTTTAGGCAAGATAAGTTTTTCAATGTGCATTTCCCAACACCGCAAGTGCCAAAATAATGTCCAAATCATCGGTATTTGAAAGACACAAAACTGCTGCTTCACTGTAACTAATTGGCAGCAGCAGGCTCCAGCCTATATAGCCCATGTACATGGTACAACTAGTCAAAGTTTTCCAAAAAAAAGTTGTACACTTGCTCAACCTGTTCTTCTAATCCAACAATATCCCATCTGTAAAAGGgtagatttctttttttttttttttaaatttttttaatagtggggttaatattatttttattcaatttgcTTGTGTAgtgtttaataataataataataataataataataataataataataataataagaaactcCATATATTAATCTCAAGTCTCAAACCatcaaaaaatttaatgaaataaaggaagcatgcttggcacttaatttaatttttcactaaaacaAATTTAagtcattttatatatatttgaaaatatttattatatttattttaaaacaaaaattaaagattttttttttcaatagtaGTAacctataataaataaaatttaaaattttaatatttaaaaatgtttttatttattattgaaataatttttgTAACAACAAATCTTAAAAACTTTTGCAAAAATGGAAttcaaaatttgatttatttatttatttatttgtgattTTGAGAACTTTTTGGTAACAATTAAGTTAGGCCCATTTGGTGGATATACATGGAGATGTCATTTAATTTgttacataaattaaaaaatagcCGGTAGCCAGTAGCGCGTAAtggaattaaaaaaatataaaaaaattggaAATAGGCGGTAGCCGGTAGAAGCAAAGGGTGAGCCGTTGGACCGAAAGGGATAACTGGTTTTGAGGAAGGATTCATTGCATGTTTCTAAAGACAATGAATCTGTAGAAGCCGTtcttctcatatatatatatatatatatatgtacatatttCTTTCTTCCTTCCTCATTACTTACCCAACAAACCATTTTACCAAATATCAATACTCAATTCTCTCTTCTTCTCATCTTCTTGTTTATCTTTTTTTGCCCTACTTTGTTAGGGTTTCAAGTTCTTGCTTTCTTTCTTTCGGTGATGCATTCAACCTTTCTTGCTTCTCTTTTGATCTTCGTCTTCTTGGCTTATTTGCTGGTTGTTGCAAGTTTTTCTGGTTTTGGGCCTCTTAATTTATTTGGATTTCAATCATGCCTGCTCTCGTTAACTACACTGGtaagttttctttttctttctttctcaagGTTTAGATGTGAATGTTTTACGTTGGTTGGTTTTGTTTGTCAGCTGATTCTTAGTTGTGAGTTCTTGATATAAGAAAGAACATAATTTAGGGACTAATAAACAACTGGGTTTTAGCTAAATTGGAGTTATTTTTAATGGGTTTTTTCAGGAGATGATGAATTCTATCCTGGGGTGTCTTTTCGTGCAAATCCAATCGACTTGGGTCGATTATATTCAATTGGCTCCCATGTGGATATATACAGCCCTCCCTGTAAGCGGGCCCGCATTAGTTCCCCATTTCTTTGTGGAATCGCCGAACTCGAGCAGAATAAGCAGCCATCAATTGACGTTCTTCCAGATGAATGCCTCTTTGAGATCTTCAGGCGCATCCCTGGAGGCAAAGAGAGGAGTGCCTGTGCTTGTGTCTCCAAGCGCTGGCTTATGCTATTGAGCAGTATCAGGAGGGCTGAAATTTGCAAGAGCAATAGCACAGCTGCAGACAGCGAGACAACAGTTAATGTTTCTGATGATGTTGAAATGGTTTCTTGTGATCAAAATGGGGAAATTGGGGGCGATGGGTACCTGACAAGGTCTTTGGAAGGGAAGAAAGCAACAGATATGAGACTTGCTGCAATCTCTGTTGGAACTAGCGGCCGTGGGGGGTTAGGCAAGCTTCTTATTCGGGGAAGCAACTCTGTTCGTGGAGTCACCAACGTTGGTTTATCAGCAATAGCTCGTGGTTGCCCATCTTTGAGGGCTCTTTCTATGTGGGATGTGCCTTCTGTTGGGGATGAAGGTCTATTTGAGGTGGCCAAAGaatgccatttgttggaaaagcTTGACCTTTGCAATTGTCCTTCAATATCCAACAAAGGTTTGATTGCAATTGCTGAGAACTGTCCTAACTTGAATTCTTTGAACATTGAATCTTGTCCAAAGATAGGTAATGAGGGCTTACAAGCTATTGGGAAGTATTGTCTCAAGCTGCAGTCCATCTCTATTAAAGACTGCCCTCTTGTTGGGGATAATGGAGTATCAACTTTATTGTCATCATCTACATCTGTATTAACTAGAGTGAAGCTTCAGGCATTGAGCATCACAGATTTCTCTCTTGCCTTAATCGGGCACTATGGAAAGGCTGTGACCAATCTTGTCCTCAGTAGTCTACAGCATGTGAGTGAGAAGGGCTTTTGGGTCATGGGTAATGCTCGAGGTTTGCAGAAATTGTCGTCTTTGACAGTTTCTTCTTGTCGGGGGATAACAGATGTGAGTCTTGAAACAATGGCAAAGGGCTGTACAAACCTGAAGCAGATGTGCCTTCGTAAATGTTGCTTTGTGTCAGACAATGGGCTGATCTCTTTTGTCAAAGCTGCAGGATCTCTTGAGAGCCTGCAATTGGAAGAGTGTAACAGGGTTACCCAATCAGGGATTGTTGGTGCAATCTCCAACTGCCGGACAAAGTTGAAAGCTCTTAGCCTTGTGAAATGCATGGGAATTAAAGATGTAGCGTCAGGAATGCTAGTGTCCTCTCCTTGTAGCTCTCTTCGGACCCTGTCCATTAGAAACTGCCCAGGATTTGGCAGCGCTAGTTTGGCTTTGGTGGGCAAGTTGTGCCCTCAGCTTCAGCATGTAGATCTCAGTGGCCTCTGTGCAATTACAGATTCAGGGCTTCTCCCACTTTTGGAGAGTTGTGAGGCAGGACTTGTCAATGTGAATCTTAGCGGCTGCATGAATTTGACCGACAAAGTAGTTTCAGCCTTGGCTGGGCTACATGGTGGAACTCTTGAATTGCTGAATATCGATGGTTGCAGGAAGATTACTGATGCCAGCTTGGTGTCAATTGCAAAAAATTGTTTGTTTCTTAGTGATCTAGATATGTCGAAGTGTGCAGTGTCTGATTGTGGAATTGCAGTCCTGTCTAGCGCAGATCAGCTCAATCTTCAAGTCCTTTCCCTCTCTGGTTGTTCTGAAGTATCAAATAAGAGCTTCCCTTTCCTAAAGAAATTGGGCAGGACCTTGGTGGGTTTGAATCTTCAAAACTGCAGTTCTATCAGCAGCAGCACAATTGAGCTGCTTGTGGAGAGCTTGTGGAGATGTGATATCCTTTCCTAATCATGGAGGGGAACAGAAAGTGTACTTGCTCGGCTCGAACAGGACAGAATTGAACGCC
Above is a genomic segment from Hevea brasiliensis isolate MT/VB/25A 57/8 chromosome 17, ASM3005281v1, whole genome shotgun sequence containing:
- the LOC110642967 gene encoding EIN3-binding F-box protein 1; translated protein: MPALVNYTGDDEFYPGVSFRANPIDLGRLYSIGSHVDIYSPPCKRARISSPFLCGIAELEQNKQPSIDVLPDECLFEIFRRIPGGKERSACACVSKRWLMLLSSIRRAEICKSNSTAADSETTVNVSDDVEMVSCDQNGEIGGDGYLTRSLEGKKATDMRLAAISVGTSGRGGLGKLLIRGSNSVRGVTNVGLSAIARGCPSLRALSMWDVPSVGDEGLFEVAKECHLLEKLDLCNCPSISNKGLIAIAENCPNLNSLNIESCPKIGNEGLQAIGKYCLKLQSISIKDCPLVGDNGVSTLLSSSTSVLTRVKLQALSITDFSLALIGHYGKAVTNLVLSSLQHVSEKGFWVMGNARGLQKLSSLTVSSCRGITDVSLETMAKGCTNLKQMCLRKCCFVSDNGLISFVKAAGSLESLQLEECNRVTQSGIVGAISNCRTKLKALSLVKCMGIKDVASGMLVSSPCSSLRTLSIRNCPGFGSASLALVGKLCPQLQHVDLSGLCAITDSGLLPLLESCEAGLVNVNLSGCMNLTDKVVSALAGLHGGTLELLNIDGCRKITDASLVSIAKNCLFLSDLDMSKCAVSDCGIAVLSSADQLNLQVLSLSGCSEVSNKSFPFLKKLGRTLVGLNLQNCSSISSSTIELLVESLWRCDILS